Part of the Nocardia farcinica genome, CAGGCCCAGGGCGAGGTCGGCCATGGCGGCGATGTCGTCGTGCGGGTTGCCCTGGTTGAAGTTCAGGGTGCGCAGGATGCGGATCTGGCGGTTCTCCCAGTGTTCGAGCAGGGCGTCGACGAAGCCCTGCCAGCTGCCGAAGTGGTGGTAGAACGAGCCGCTGGTGACGCCGAGGCGCCGGCACAGCAGGCCGATGTTGAGTCCTTTGAATCCGAGTTCGGCCAGCACCTCGAGAGCGGTGTCGAAGTACTGCTCCTTGATGACGACTCGTGACATGCGGCGCCGTTCTCTTCGTGCGGACAGGGGTGGGAGGCAGGCGAAGACTACCGCATCGCGGGGGTGGGGCGGGACGGCCCGGGAGAATTCCACACGGACCGGACGGTAGGTGAAAACCGTAGGGGGCGTGGGCAAACGCCCCGTGCCACTATAACAGAGCAGTTGCTCTGTTATAGTTCGGTCATGCCACGTCCCCGAGTGCACGACCCCGACACCGTGCTCGATGCCGCCGAAGCGCTGGCGGTCCGCGCCGGGCCCGCCGCGGTGACGGTGCGCGCGGTCGCCGCGGCCACCGGGGTGTCCAACGGCGCGCTCTACCACACCTTCGGCTCGCGGGGCGCGCTGCTGGCGCGCGCGTGGGTGCGTGCCGCGCGCCGGTTCCTCGACGTGCAACGCGCGC contains:
- a CDS encoding TetR/AcrR family transcriptional regulator, yielding MSRVVIKEQYFDTALEVLAELGFKGLNIGLLCRRLGVTSGSFYHHFGSWQGFVDALLEHWENRQIRILRTLNFNQGNPHDDIAAMADLALGLHHAAEAAIRAWAANDESVNLALKRVDESRRRTVHKAVKGIVGDDATTAVLTSMGMAMLIGYQQIAAGGDDVSLHDLLGQYQRLIYSYTRR